One Chitinophagaceae bacterium C216 genomic window carries:
- the idnT_2 gene encoding Gnt-II system L-idonate transporter, translating into MSPVLILLSGIVLLLCLISIAKLNAFISILIATLFIGITNGLSAAQLLSTISKGAGDMLGSVIMVLGLGVVLGSILTETGATKQISNRLLRVFGIKYAKLALAITSFCVGLALFYNAGFIVLIPLVFTVAYQSGLPLVYLAIAMAVPLSVTHGFLPPHPGPVVIAGVFHADVGKTLLYGLMISIPVLWVAAHFFPEWIKKVKSQPPKGIFNEEALQTDDLPPFYASLFIALLPVLLLTISTVGIHILKIEQGLLSDALIFVGDPGMSLLIAVLLGILLLGVKEGKSTAVLMDKAGGAVNAIASIILIIAAGGALKQILVDTGTAEYITQYFKNSSLPPLVLGWLVATALRIAIGSATVAGLTASGIVQPLVASMHVKPELMVLAIGAGSLMCSHVNDTGFWMFKEYIGLSLKDTFKTWTVVESLIGMMGLVGVLVLDLFV; encoded by the coding sequence ATGTCGCCTGTATTGATTTTGCTTAGTGGTATTGTATTGTTATTATGCCTTATCAGTATAGCCAAACTGAACGCTTTTATATCCATACTTATTGCCACTTTATTCATTGGCATTACAAATGGATTGAGCGCTGCCCAGTTGTTATCCACAATTAGCAAGGGGGCTGGAGACATGCTGGGTTCAGTAATTATGGTCTTGGGATTGGGAGTGGTACTGGGTAGTATTTTGACAGAAACAGGTGCTACCAAGCAGATTAGCAATAGGTTATTGCGTGTGTTTGGTATTAAATACGCAAAGTTAGCTCTGGCAATCACCAGTTTCTGTGTAGGTTTAGCCTTGTTTTATAACGCTGGTTTTATAGTGTTGATACCGCTGGTATTTACGGTGGCCTACCAGAGCGGATTGCCATTAGTATATCTGGCCATTGCCATGGCGGTTCCGCTTTCCGTAACCCATGGCTTTTTGCCACCCCATCCCGGACCGGTAGTCATTGCAGGCGTTTTTCATGCAGATGTGGGTAAAACTTTATTGTATGGATTGATGATATCCATCCCTGTATTGTGGGTGGCAGCACACTTTTTTCCCGAATGGATAAAAAAGGTAAAATCGCAACCACCCAAAGGGATCTTTAACGAGGAGGCTTTGCAGACAGATGATTTGCCGCCATTCTACGCTAGCTTGTTTATAGCGTTGTTGCCTGTTTTGTTACTGACCATTTCAACTGTAGGTATTCATATTCTAAAAATCGAACAAGGGTTGTTAAGTGATGCATTGATATTTGTTGGAGATCCCGGAATGTCATTGCTGATTGCGGTGCTATTAGGCATACTGCTGTTAGGTGTGAAGGAGGGGAAAAGTACTGCGGTATTGATGGATAAAGCGGGTGGCGCAGTTAATGCCATCGCTTCCATTATTCTCATCATTGCTGCAGGCGGTGCATTGAAGCAGATCCTTGTTGATACCGGTACTGCTGAATACATTACTCAATATTTTAAGAATAGCTCGTTGCCACCGTTGGTATTGGGATGGCTAGTAGCTACGGCCCTTAGAATTGCTATCGGATCGGCCACTGTGGCAGGGTTAACCGCTTCGGGAATTGTGCAGCCTTTGGTAGCCTCCATGCATGTAAAGCCTGAATTAATGGTGCTTGCTATTGGAGCAGGAAGTTTGATGTGCTCCCATGTGAATGATACCGGATTCTGGATGTTTAAAGAGTATATAGGGCTCAGTTTGAAAGATACCTTCAAAACCTGGACGGTAGTGGAATCATTGATTGGTATGATGGGATTGGTAGGCGTATTGGTATTGGATTTATTTGTGTGA
- the lpxK gene encoding Tetraacyldisaccharide 4'-kinase encodes MNFDNLIRKKNILLLPFSWLYKTGVWVYHKLYDFKIVPSYQPPVKTICVGNLSVGGTGKSPMVEYLLHLLVNAGQETFSPQVAVVSRGYKRKSKGLVVADAQSTTSDIGDEPMQFHQKFPQVKIVVHEQRAKGIEIIFKQFPEINVIILDDAFQHRAVTAEFNILLTEYQNIFTEDWYLPAGTLRDLKSNYKRANIIVVTKCDIALTEAEKQRIIESIQPQPYQKVFFTTFDYGIAYQIFDKQTISLSNVKGVVLITGIANPQPIIDYLGQYECTVEHLQFADHHHFSTNDIGDILGTYQALNTENKIILTTEKDAVRLADFSELRDFPVYALPIRHRFLFDEGGIFDEWVLRYVGR; translated from the coding sequence ATGAATTTTGATAATTTAATACGCAAGAAAAATATTTTACTGCTTCCTTTTTCCTGGTTGTATAAGACGGGAGTATGGGTTTATCATAAACTCTATGATTTTAAGATCGTTCCATCATATCAACCTCCTGTAAAAACTATTTGCGTAGGTAATTTATCTGTAGGTGGAACCGGAAAATCACCCATGGTGGAGTATTTATTGCATTTATTGGTAAATGCAGGGCAGGAGACGTTCTCCCCGCAAGTAGCTGTGGTAAGTAGAGGATATAAAAGAAAAAGCAAAGGCCTTGTAGTGGCTGATGCTCAAAGTACTACGTCAGATATAGGCGATGAGCCTATGCAGTTTCATCAGAAATTTCCACAAGTGAAAATTGTGGTGCATGAGCAGCGTGCAAAAGGGATTGAAATTATTTTTAAACAATTTCCAGAGATAAACGTTATTATACTAGATGATGCTTTTCAGCATCGTGCAGTAACTGCTGAATTTAATATTTTACTTACCGAGTATCAGAACATTTTCACAGAAGACTGGTATTTACCTGCCGGAACCCTGCGCGATTTGAAATCCAATTACAAGCGGGCCAACATTATAGTGGTGACCAAATGCGATATTGCTCTTACCGAAGCGGAAAAACAACGTATTATTGAAAGTATTCAACCCCAACCTTATCAGAAAGTATTTTTTACCACTTTCGATTACGGAATAGCTTATCAGATTTTTGATAAACAAACTATCTCTCTTAGCAATGTGAAGGGGGTAGTGCTAATAACGGGAATTGCCAATCCGCAACCGATTATAGACTATTTAGGTCAATATGAATGTACGGTGGAGCATCTCCAATTTGCCGATCATCATCACTTTTCCACTAATGACATTGGGGATATTTTGGGAACATATCAGGCATTAAATACCGAAAATAAAATTATCTTAACAACTGAGAAAGACGCCGTGCGATTGGCAGACTTTAGCGAGTTGAGAGATTTTCCGGTTTATGCATTACCTATTCGGCATCGTTTCTTGTTTGATGAAGGAGGAATATTCGACGAATGGGTTCTAAGATATGTCGGTAGGTAA
- the dat gene encoding D-alanine aminotransferase: protein MKWVFVNNQFVEKEKAFILTNDLAIQRGYAAFDYLRTRDHKPLFLDDYLTRFFNSAREMFINIPLSKEAVKEVILQLIERNGMPESGIRLVATGGYSPDSYTPVAGNLIINQEPITLISEDKFFAGVKIMTHEYMRDLPGVKSINYLMGIWLQQQLRAKQLDDVLYYHNGIVTEFPRANVFIVTKEGELVTPAQNVLEGITRKRILEFGHKLVPTVMRDIHIDELRDAAEVFMTSTTKRILPIVEIDGKPVGAGKVGSVSILLNQKFLEVEEEYLRSH, encoded by the coding sequence ATGAAATGGGTTTTTGTAAACAATCAGTTTGTTGAAAAAGAAAAAGCTTTCATCCTTACCAATGATTTAGCAATACAAAGAGGGTATGCAGCATTTGATTATTTGAGAACAAGAGATCATAAACCTTTGTTCCTGGATGATTACCTGACACGCTTCTTTAATTCCGCAAGGGAAATGTTCATTAATATCCCGTTATCTAAAGAAGCGGTAAAGGAAGTGATTTTACAACTGATAGAAAGGAATGGTATGCCTGAAAGCGGCATCCGTCTTGTAGCAACGGGTGGCTATTCTCCTGATAGTTATACTCCAGTAGCAGGAAATTTGATTATCAATCAAGAGCCTATTACCCTCATATCGGAAGATAAGTTTTTTGCGGGGGTGAAAATTATGACGCATGAATATATGCGCGATTTGCCCGGCGTGAAATCTATCAATTATCTGATGGGTATCTGGTTGCAACAACAACTTCGTGCAAAGCAGTTGGATGATGTGCTCTATTATCATAACGGCATTGTTACGGAGTTTCCCCGAGCGAATGTATTTATTGTTACCAAGGAGGGAGAGCTGGTAACGCCTGCACAAAATGTATTAGAGGGTATTACAAGAAAAAGAATTTTGGAGTTTGGCCATAAATTAGTGCCCACAGTTATGCGCGATATTCATATAGATGAATTAAGAGATGCCGCAGAAGTGTTTATGACGAGTACTACCAAACGTATTCTTCCGATTGTAGAGATTGACGGCAAGCCAGTGGGAGCTGGAAAAGTGGGTTCAGTAAGTATCTTATTAAACCAGAAATTTCTAGAGGTGGAGGAGGAATACTTACGCTCTCATTAA
- the rsmD gene encoding Ribosomal RNA small subunit methyltransferase D, with translation MRIIAGSLGGRKINPPAKMPYTRPTTDVAKEGLFNTLQHRIDFDGIKTLDLFGGTGSISYELASRGAGDLTIVEKDNQMFNFIKKTAGELKIQNIRFVKMDVFKFLQNHTEQYDFIFAGPPYALVEIDELPKIIVGQDLLAPGGIFVLEHTPRNDYKNFEKYSFEKKYGTTIFSVFEN, from the coding sequence ATGCGGATCATTGCAGGAAGCCTAGGAGGAAGAAAAATTAATCCGCCGGCAAAAATGCCTTATACTCGTCCTACTACTGATGTGGCAAAAGAAGGACTGTTTAATACCTTACAGCATCGTATCGATTTTGACGGTATTAAAACGCTTGATTTATTTGGTGGTACAGGAAGTATCAGTTACGAACTGGCGAGTCGTGGTGCAGGAGATCTCACCATCGTGGAAAAGGATAATCAGATGTTCAATTTTATCAAGAAAACTGCCGGCGAGTTGAAAATTCAAAATATCCGTTTTGTGAAGATGGATGTGTTTAAATTTTTGCAAAATCATACCGAGCAATATGATTTTATCTTTGCAGGCCCTCCTTACGCCCTTGTAGAAATAGACGAATTGCCAAAAATTATTGTAGGGCAAGATCTGTTAGCTCCCGGTGGAATATTTGTATTGGAACATACTCCGCGCAACGATTATAAGAATTTCGAAAAGTATAGCTTCGAGAAAAAATACGGAACTACCATCTTTTCAGTATTTGAGAACTAA
- the gntK gene encoding Thermoresistant gluconokinase, with product MAARVIIVMGVSGCGKTTLGKIIAANRHAVFIDGDDLHPKENVAKMQQGIPLEDADREGWFDRIIKEANTLSAGHQECVIACSALKKQYRDTLRAGIKQLTFVYLKVTYEQAYRQMLLRKEHYMPVALLKSQFETLEEPLPDEENIETVILTKTLDENAAMVLDRLSSL from the coding sequence ATGGCCGCACGGGTAATTATCGTAATGGGGGTTTCCGGTTGTGGTAAAACTACATTGGGGAAAATTATTGCTGCTAATCGCCATGCCGTCTTTATCGATGGCGATGATTTACACCCGAAAGAAAATGTAGCTAAGATGCAGCAGGGTATCCCGCTCGAGGATGCAGACCGCGAAGGGTGGTTCGACCGGATTATTAAAGAGGCGAATACATTGAGTGCCGGCCATCAAGAATGTGTGATTGCTTGTTCTGCCTTAAAGAAACAATATAGAGATACATTAAGAGCCGGAATAAAACAATTGACGTTTGTGTATCTTAAGGTTACATATGAGCAAGCGTATAGGCAAATGCTTTTACGAAAGGAGCATTATATGCCCGTGGCTTTGCTGAAAAGCCAATTTGAGACATTAGAAGAACCGCTACCGGACGAGGAGAATATAGAAACTGTTATACTTACGAAAACACTGGATGAGAATGCTGCGATGGTACTTGATCGGCTTTCATCCTTATAA
- the ygfA gene encoding 5-formyltetrahydrofolate cyclo-ligase → MLKSEARKLFSKKRKEIPYQQRLKWDDLILIHFQKLPLLDIRTVLTYAAMDVEVNTDPLVDYMLFRNPMLQIAYPISDFSNGTMQAVVVSQSTSFIKSRRGILEPDPATAVAIPPESIDMVIVPLLCFDKDGYRVGYGKGFYDRYLAHARPDVIKVGLSYFDPIDKVEDRNEFDVPLNYCITPERMYEF, encoded by the coding sequence ATGCTAAAATCAGAGGCCCGAAAATTGTTTAGTAAGAAGCGGAAAGAAATACCCTATCAGCAACGGTTGAAATGGGATGATCTGATTCTGATTCATTTTCAAAAGCTACCTCTACTAGACATTCGTACTGTGCTTACTTATGCAGCGATGGATGTAGAAGTAAATACAGACCCTCTGGTGGATTATATGTTGTTTCGCAATCCGATGTTGCAGATAGCGTATCCTATCAGTGATTTTTCCAACGGTACCATGCAGGCCGTGGTGGTATCTCAAAGTACCTCCTTTATAAAGAGCCGGCGCGGTATTCTTGAGCCTGACCCGGCTACAGCAGTAGCCATACCTCCGGAGAGTATTGATATGGTCATTGTTCCTCTTCTATGTTTTGACAAGGATGGGTATCGTGTTGGTTACGGTAAAGGTTTTTATGATCGTTATTTGGCTCATGCTCGTCCGGATGTTATAAAAGTAGGGCTGAGTTATTTTGATCCTATAGATAAAGTAGAGGATCGCAACGAATTTGACGTACCTTTAAATTATTGTATCACACCCGAAAGGATGTATGAATTTTGA